The following are encoded together in the Capsulimonas corticalis genome:
- a CDS encoding redox-sensing transcriptional repressor Rex, whose translation MPMPTLERLATYLRYLIDLDASHVETISSTDVERQTGINAAQFRKDLSYFGEFGKPGVGYNVSELQARIARILKIDQMQPVIVVGAGNLGSALIGYPGLQEHKFHIAAAFDRDPAKIGRLQNDLVVLDESSLGEVNAKIGARIAILCVPANAAQHVANDAIAAGVRVILNFAPIILKVPERVVVRNVSFLQELAVLSYHLSSEAPAT comes from the coding sequence GTGCCGATGCCGACGTTGGAGCGGTTGGCAACGTATCTCCGTTACCTGATCGACCTGGACGCCTCCCATGTGGAGACGATCTCTTCGACGGACGTAGAGCGGCAAACCGGCATCAACGCCGCACAGTTCCGCAAAGACCTTTCCTATTTCGGCGAATTCGGCAAACCGGGCGTCGGTTATAACGTCTCGGAATTGCAGGCGCGCATCGCCCGCATTCTCAAGATCGACCAGATGCAGCCGGTCATTGTTGTCGGCGCCGGAAACCTTGGAAGCGCCTTGATCGGCTATCCTGGCCTCCAGGAGCACAAATTCCATATTGCGGCGGCGTTTGACCGCGATCCCGCCAAGATCGGGCGTCTTCAAAACGACCTGGTGGTTCTCGACGAATCATCCCTGGGCGAAGTGAACGCCAAGATCGGGGCGCGCATCGCCATTCTGTGCGTTCCGGCGAACGCCGCGCAGCATGTGGCGAACGACGCGATCGCCGCCGGAGTGCGGGTTATTCTCAACTTCGCTCCCATCATTTTGAAGGTGCCGGAGCGGGTCGTCGTGCGAAACGTCTCGTTTTTGCAGGAGCTCGCCGTGCTTTCCTATCACCTTTCCAGCGAAGCGCCGGCCACATAA
- a CDS encoding ThuA domain-containing protein: MSEQTPVKVLVWDEAPTHAPREVYPQSINGAIAAFLNEDGAGQIVATTANIDDPEQGLSEQAIADADVIIWWGHARHDEVQDELAQRVVQAVHAGTGFIPLHSAHYSKTFRGVLSATGHLKGGWREQDENPDTEEITVCAPKHPIAEGVEDFTLPREEMYGAPFDVPPFKTVVFQSYFPVGGEYFPSFATSVGEGITPDFHSGGGKGENQGEGAGRVFYFRPGHETFPTYFDPSVRRILRNAVLWTARRTG; encoded by the coding sequence ATGAGTGAACAGACTCCCGTAAAGGTGCTCGTTTGGGACGAAGCGCCGACGCACGCGCCGCGCGAGGTGTATCCGCAGAGCATCAACGGCGCCATCGCGGCGTTTCTGAATGAAGACGGCGCCGGACAGATCGTGGCGACGACCGCGAATATCGACGATCCGGAGCAGGGGCTCTCGGAGCAGGCGATCGCGGACGCCGATGTGATCATCTGGTGGGGCCACGCGCGTCATGACGAAGTGCAGGACGAGCTTGCCCAGCGGGTTGTCCAAGCCGTTCACGCCGGCACAGGGTTCATCCCGCTGCACTCGGCGCACTACTCCAAAACGTTTCGCGGCGTGCTCAGCGCCACCGGCCACCTGAAAGGCGGCTGGCGCGAGCAGGACGAAAACCCCGACACGGAAGAAATCACCGTTTGCGCGCCCAAGCATCCGATCGCCGAGGGCGTGGAGGACTTCACGCTGCCGCGCGAAGAGATGTACGGCGCTCCGTTCGACGTGCCTCCGTTCAAGACGGTTGTCTTCCAGTCTTATTTCCCCGTGGGCGGGGAATACTTCCCGAGCTTCGCGACATCGGTCGGCGAGGGGATCACTCCCGACTTCCATAGCGGCGGCGGCAAGGGAGAGAACCAGGGCGAAGGGGCGGGGCGGGTTTTCTACTTCCGGCCCGGTCATGAAACGTTCCCGACTTACTTCGACCCCAGCGTGCGCCGGATTCTGCGCAACGCGGTTCTGTGGACAGCAAGGCGGACCGGATAA
- the dut gene encoding dUTP diphosphatase, translating to MAQASSNGDLVVSIRREPDALDLPLPAYATAEAAGMDLCAALTHDAVLKPGARLLVDTGIRIALPFGYEAQVRPRSGLAVRAGLTVLNSPGTVDSDYRGVIKVPLINLGQEDVVLKRGDRIAQMVVAPVTRVQWAVAEELTETERQEGGFGHTGLGRTGDSIDAGDGF from the coding sequence ATGGCTCAGGCGTCAAGTAACGGCGATCTCGTTGTTTCCATCCGCCGTGAGCCGGATGCCCTGGATTTGCCGCTGCCGGCCTATGCGACCGCGGAAGCCGCCGGCATGGATCTGTGCGCGGCCTTGACGCACGACGCGGTGCTCAAACCCGGCGCGCGGCTGCTCGTGGACACCGGAATACGGATCGCCCTGCCGTTCGGCTACGAAGCGCAGGTGCGTCCGCGCAGCGGACTGGCGGTGCGCGCGGGTCTGACGGTGCTGAACTCGCCGGGAACCGTGGACAGCGATTACCGGGGCGTAATCAAGGTCCCGCTGATCAACTTGGGACAGGAAGATGTCGTATTGAAGCGAGGGGACCGCATCGCGCAGATGGTGGTCGCGCCGGTCACGCGCGTGCAGTGGGCGGTGGCGGAAGAATTGACGGAAACCGAGCGCCAGGAAGGCGGCTTCGGCCACACCGGGCTTGGAAGAACGGGAGATTCGATTGACGCAGGCGATGGATTTTGA
- a CDS encoding tetratricopeptide repeat protein: protein MTQAMDFDGQTSCATADGVTQEVYALLAQANLCRIRGNWPDAIEKCMAAMRMDPQSVAAHGLLGDIYENKGCLDDAIQWYRMALDINPDSPADHQKLERLLIQKSRILDRTKPAAAPPSPVAAVAPPAEQKSGWVRDPFKTLRVTAFSSAALVLAIVIVAMLVSHSHGAGNAAQSQIATPPVVLTSDGLTPSNDDAHGGLSDVRETVDERLLTGMRGDSDLTGHDVSVTDVQSDPRSGRATVTILIAAKDSASLNRDTVAEAILRAAHSAMRLTDPASYTDFTVRVLIPSSSDASTASGAALAALADISRANQAVLDADIAQLTPAQRQQMLTHTWWAGSVLDTPIS, encoded by the coding sequence TTGACGCAGGCGATGGATTTTGACGGCCAGACGTCCTGTGCGACGGCGGACGGGGTGACGCAGGAGGTCTATGCGCTTCTGGCGCAGGCGAACCTGTGCCGCATCCGGGGCAACTGGCCGGACGCCATCGAAAAGTGCATGGCGGCCATGCGCATGGATCCGCAGAGCGTCGCCGCGCATGGGCTGCTTGGCGATATCTACGAAAACAAAGGCTGCCTGGACGACGCCATTCAGTGGTACCGGATGGCGCTGGATATTAATCCTGACAGCCCCGCCGATCATCAAAAACTGGAGCGGCTGCTGATCCAAAAGAGCCGCATTCTGGATCGGACGAAACCCGCCGCTGCGCCCCCGTCGCCCGTGGCGGCCGTCGCGCCTCCCGCCGAGCAAAAGAGCGGATGGGTTCGCGATCCCTTCAAGACGCTTCGGGTCACGGCGTTTTCCTCCGCCGCCCTCGTTCTCGCGATCGTGATCGTCGCCATGCTTGTCTCGCACTCGCACGGGGCGGGAAACGCCGCGCAGTCCCAGATCGCCACGCCGCCGGTCGTGCTGACGTCGGATGGCCTGACGCCGAGCAACGACGACGCCCATGGCGGCCTTTCCGATGTCCGTGAAACCGTGGACGAACGGCTGCTCACCGGCATGCGGGGCGACTCCGACCTGACGGGGCATGATGTCTCGGTGACCGATGTCCAGTCGGACCCGCGCTCCGGCCGCGCCACGGTCACCATTCTGATCGCCGCTAAAGACAGCGCCTCCCTCAACCGCGACACCGTCGCGGAGGCCATTTTGCGCGCCGCGCACTCCGCCATGCGCCTCACCGACCCGGCCTCGTACACCGACTTTACCGTCCGGGTCCTGATTCCTTCCTCCTCCGACGCCTCCACCGCAAGCGGCGCCGCCCTGGCCGCGCTGGCCGATATCAGCCGCGCCAATCAAGCGGTGCTCGACGCCGATATCGCCCAGCTCACCCCCGCGCAGCGCCAGCAGATGCTCACGCATACCTGGTGGGCCGGCTCCGTGCTCGATACTCCCATTTCCTGA
- a CDS encoding class II fumarate hydratase, with protein MTQTRIEKDSMGEFAVPVTAYYGAQTARAVDNFPVSGVRFPRPFILALGAIKRACAEANVAEGLLDETIAKAIYQAADEVIEGRWDSQFVVDIYQTGSGTSTNMNVNEVLSNRSIEIMGGVIGSKTPVHPNDHVNKSQSSNDVIPTAIHVAAALELENNLLPALRGLHAALKQKAADWDDIVKIGRTHLMDATPVRLGQEASGWARQVELSIARLESVKPRLLELAIGGTAVGTGINSPVGFGARVSERLAERFGLPFVEAENHFEAQGSQDGAVELANQLSTVATSLLKIANDVRWLSSGPRCGLGELSLPPVQPGSSIMPGKVNPVICEQLMMVAAQVIGNATTVTVANTHGNLDLNVMLPVMARNVLESLTFLSNSVNVFTTKAVNGLTANKERAESLVEWSMSMVTSLAPVIGYDNAAKLAKRAVDEHKTVRDLVTSENILPADQAAELLDARKMTEPGVGAGGE; from the coding sequence ATGACGCAAACTCGTATCGAAAAGGACTCCATGGGAGAGTTCGCCGTCCCGGTGACGGCCTACTACGGAGCACAGACGGCGCGCGCCGTCGACAACTTCCCCGTTTCCGGCGTGCGCTTCCCGCGCCCGTTCATCCTGGCGCTCGGCGCGATCAAGCGCGCCTGCGCCGAAGCGAACGTCGCCGAGGGACTGTTGGATGAGACGATCGCCAAAGCGATCTATCAGGCCGCCGACGAAGTGATTGAAGGACGCTGGGACAGCCAGTTCGTAGTCGATATCTACCAGACCGGGTCCGGCACCTCGACGAACATGAACGTCAACGAAGTGCTGTCGAACCGCTCCATTGAGATCATGGGCGGCGTGATCGGCTCCAAAACTCCCGTTCATCCCAACGATCATGTCAACAAGAGCCAGTCGTCCAACGATGTCATCCCCACGGCCATCCATGTGGCGGCGGCCCTGGAGCTGGAGAACAACCTGCTGCCGGCCCTGCGCGGCCTGCACGCGGCGCTGAAGCAGAAGGCGGCGGACTGGGACGACATCGTCAAGATCGGCCGCACGCACTTGATGGACGCGACGCCCGTGCGGCTCGGCCAGGAAGCTTCGGGCTGGGCGCGGCAGGTGGAGCTTTCCATCGCGCGTTTGGAATCGGTGAAGCCGCGACTGCTGGAGCTCGCCATCGGCGGTACGGCGGTCGGCACGGGGATCAACTCTCCCGTCGGCTTCGGCGCGCGTGTTTCGGAGCGGCTGGCGGAGCGCTTCGGACTGCCGTTTGTCGAGGCGGAAAACCACTTTGAAGCGCAGGGCAGCCAGGACGGCGCCGTGGAGCTCGCGAACCAGCTTTCGACGGTGGCGACGTCGCTGCTGAAGATCGCGAACGATGTGCGCTGGCTGTCGTCCGGCCCGCGCTGCGGCCTCGGCGAGCTTTCGCTGCCACCCGTGCAGCCCGGCTCCTCGATCATGCCCGGCAAGGTCAATCCTGTCATCTGCGAGCAGCTAATGATGGTGGCCGCCCAGGTGATCGGCAACGCGACCACCGTGACCGTTGCGAACACCCACGGAAATCTGGACCTGAACGTGATGCTGCCCGTGATGGCGCGCAACGTTCTGGAATCGCTGACCTTCCTGTCGAATTCCGTCAATGTCTTCACCACGAAGGCGGTGAACGGCTTGACGGCGAACAAAGAGCGCGCCGAATCGCTCGTCGAGTGGTCCATGAGCATGGTGACGTCGCTCGCGCCGGTCATCGGCTACGACAACGCCGCGAAGCTCGCGAAGCGCGCCGTGGACGAGCATAAGACCGTGCGCGACCTGGTGACATCGGAGAATATCCTGCCGGCCGATCAGGCGGCGGAGCTGCTGGACGCGCGAAAGATGACCGAACCCGGCGTCGGCGCCGGCGGGGAATAG